A window of Longimicrobium sp. contains these coding sequences:
- a CDS encoding serine/threonine-protein kinase, with amino-acid sequence MSGLEGLLAGKTLVKRYQIQEVIGRGGFAAVYRADDLRLGRPVAVKVITLAAPDNATRERLHARFEREARAAAGLPHHPNLVAVHDFGTDPETGIDFLVMELLQGQTLAQYLAREGRPPLPLALQVLREAAEGLAVGHRAGLVHRDVKPGNIFLAEPHEDEPFRVCILDFGIARIADENGDQTVTAAAGENPLTAAYASPEQIRGERQITPASDVFSLGAVAYQLLTGEKPFPADPGQRLRDPQVPRDIRELSPEVPAEVAVIVERALSPRPQDRFEDAGAFVDALDTFAGPADRTVLAPPPPADDATVLLAPAALAGAGAAAAARPRDEGTVAAPPPRPQAPPPPPPPRVSAPPPAPARRRSRAPGLLLVLLLLAAGAAAAVWAFGGRGGSGDDGPVAGPARDTAEVVDTPDDEGVDGVIVEEPPAGGDLVVEPAPPPAPAEAPAPPPAPGEPPPALPVPAPAPPPAPGAVPPPAP; translated from the coding sequence ATGTCCGGACTCGAAGGCCTGCTCGCCGGCAAGACGCTGGTGAAGCGCTACCAGATACAGGAAGTGATCGGCCGCGGCGGGTTCGCGGCCGTGTACCGCGCCGACGACCTGCGCCTGGGGCGGCCCGTGGCCGTCAAGGTGATCACCCTGGCCGCCCCCGACAACGCCACGCGCGAGCGCCTGCACGCGCGCTTCGAGCGCGAGGCGCGCGCGGCCGCCGGGCTGCCGCACCACCCCAACCTGGTGGCGGTGCACGACTTCGGCACCGACCCCGAGACGGGGATCGACTTCCTGGTGATGGAGCTGCTCCAGGGGCAGACCCTGGCGCAGTACCTGGCCCGCGAGGGCCGCCCCCCGCTGCCGCTGGCGCTGCAGGTGCTGCGCGAGGCGGCCGAGGGGCTGGCGGTGGGGCACCGCGCCGGACTGGTGCACCGCGACGTGAAGCCGGGGAACATCTTCCTGGCCGAGCCGCACGAGGACGAGCCGTTCCGCGTCTGCATCCTGGACTTCGGCATCGCGAGGATCGCCGACGAGAACGGCGACCAGACCGTCACCGCCGCCGCGGGCGAGAACCCGCTCACCGCCGCGTACGCCTCGCCCGAGCAGATCCGCGGCGAGCGCCAGATCACCCCCGCCTCCGACGTCTTCAGCCTGGGCGCGGTGGCGTACCAGCTCCTCACCGGCGAGAAGCCCTTCCCGGCCGACCCGGGGCAGCGGCTGCGCGACCCCCAGGTGCCGCGCGACATCCGCGAGCTGAGCCCCGAGGTGCCCGCGGAGGTGGCGGTGATCGTGGAGCGCGCGCTCTCGCCGCGGCCGCAGGACCGCTTCGAGGACGCGGGCGCATTCGTGGACGCGCTCGACACCTTCGCCGGCCCGGCGGACCGCACCGTCCTGGCGCCCCCGCCCCCCGCCGACGACGCGACGGTGCTGCTGGCCCCGGCGGCGCTGGCCGGCGCCGGCGCCGCGGCCGCCGCCCGCCCCCGCGACGAGGGCACCGTCGCGGCGCCGCCGCCCCGCCCGCAGGCGCCGCCCCCGCCGCCTCCGCCCCGCGTCTCGGCGCCGCCGCCCGCGCCCGCGCGCCGGAGGAGCCGCGCCCCGGGGCTGCTCCTGGTGCTGCTGCTCCTGGCCGCCGGGGCCGCCGCGGCGGTGTGGGCGTTCGGGGGGCGGGGGGGATCGGGAGACGACGGCCCGGTGGCGGGCCCCGCGCGCGACACCGCCGAAGTCGTCGACACGCCCGACGACGAGGGGGTGGACGGGGTGATCGTGGAGGAGCCGCCGGCCGGCGGCGACCTGGTGGTGGAGCCCGCGCCGCCGCCCGCGCCCGCCGAGGCCCCCGCCCCGCCGCCCGCCCCGGGCGAGCCGCCGCCGGCCCTGCCGGTCCCGGCCCCCGCGCCGCCGCCCGCGCCGGGCGCCGTTCCGCCGCCGGCGCCA
- a CDS encoding DNA cytosine methyltransferase has translation MPRHPVRRRKPIAIDLFAGCGGLTVGLKKAGFRVLAAVEIDRLAAETYRANHPGVVMWRCDIRQLTTAQILKRLKLKPGELDLLAGCPPCQGYSTIRTHNRPKPVEDSRNDLIFDFLRLARGLRPRSIMLENVPGLQDDDRFTTFCEKLGRLGYRCKHIVLDAAEYGVPQRRRRLILLAARRGIISPAPPEMESRHVIDVIGDMPPAGESGDNLHDLPESRTERIRELIANVPKDGGSRKDLGVEFQLECHKRTDGFKDVYGRMAWHDVAPTITGGFVNPSKGRFLHPEEDRTITLREGALLQTFPETYRFSLKRGKFAVAEMIGNALPPEFIARHASQVRAFLLQRRIQAP, from the coding sequence ATGCCTCGACATCCCGTTCGTCGCCGGAAGCCTATTGCAATTGATCTTTTTGCGGGATGTGGGGGGTTGACAGTTGGTTTGAAGAAAGCTGGCTTTCGTGTACTCGCAGCCGTGGAAATCGATCGTTTAGCCGCAGAGACCTATCGAGCTAATCATCCCGGTGTTGTAATGTGGCGATGCGATATTCGACAGCTTACGACCGCACAGATCCTCAAACGTCTTAAACTCAAGCCAGGTGAACTCGACCTTTTGGCTGGGTGCCCTCCATGCCAGGGATATTCGACGATCCGCACCCACAATCGACCGAAGCCAGTAGAAGATTCGCGAAACGATCTAATCTTCGACTTCTTGCGGCTTGCTCGCGGGCTTCGGCCTCGCAGCATCATGTTAGAGAATGTTCCGGGCCTACAAGATGATGACCGCTTTACAACTTTTTGCGAGAAGCTAGGCAGGTTAGGGTACCGTTGCAAGCACATTGTATTGGATGCCGCTGAATACGGTGTTCCACAACGCCGTCGTCGTCTGATTCTTCTCGCTGCGAGGAGGGGAATCATCTCTCCAGCTCCGCCTGAAATGGAATCTCGCCATGTGATCGATGTCATCGGTGATATGCCACCAGCGGGTGAAAGTGGAGACAATTTACACGATCTTCCGGAATCCCGAACTGAACGCATAAGGGAACTTATAGCTAACGTCCCCAAAGACGGAGGAAGCCGAAAGGATTTAGGGGTTGAATTCCAGCTTGAGTGTCACAAGCGAACTGACGGATTCAAGGATGTTTACGGCAGGATGGCTTGGCATGACGTGGCTCCCACTATCACGGGCGGGTTTGTTAACCCGTCCAAGGGACGGTTCCTGCATCCAGAGGAGGATCGGACTATTACCTTGCGTGAAGGTGCACTACTGCAAACGTTCCCGGAAACATACCGTTTCTCGCTCAAGCGCGGCAAATTTGCAGTAGCAGAAATGATCGGGAATGCACTCCCCCCTGAATTTATCGCTCGTCATGCTTCACAGGTGCGAGCGTTCCTCCTGCAGCGGCGAATCCAGGCACCCTAG
- a CDS encoding transglycosylase SLT domain-containing protein — protein MGDAASVGLRKAAGRKRARWLLLALPLAIVAGVLLALASPTGVSGPFKAPAGPPDTLRGTRMAVPKTPQLLKAAYLERAVAARNARDTLAAVYVTRYNITHTLARSIVDAAMEAGIDPELAFRLIRVESVFDPEAENPGGALGLCQLMPGTARDLDPEVDTKEELLEPRTNMRLGFKNLRDMILRYEGDVRLGVIAYNRGEIAVDRALKRGRDPENGYSEHVLGPRAHGGKPYRGKGLLEPRAPSAAAR, from the coding sequence GTGGGTGACGCGGCATCGGTCGGGCTGCGGAAGGCGGCGGGGCGGAAGCGCGCCCGCTGGCTCCTGCTCGCCCTGCCGCTGGCGATCGTTGCGGGGGTGCTGCTGGCACTGGCCTCGCCGACCGGGGTCTCCGGGCCGTTCAAGGCGCCGGCGGGGCCGCCGGATACGCTCCGCGGCACCCGCATGGCGGTGCCCAAGACGCCGCAGCTCCTCAAGGCCGCCTACCTGGAGCGCGCCGTCGCCGCCCGCAACGCGCGCGACACGCTCGCCGCCGTGTACGTCACCCGCTACAACATCACCCACACCCTGGCGCGCTCCATCGTCGACGCGGCCATGGAGGCCGGCATCGACCCCGAGCTGGCCTTCCGGCTGATCCGCGTGGAGAGCGTGTTCGACCCCGAGGCCGAGAACCCCGGCGGGGCGCTCGGGCTCTGCCAGCTCATGCCGGGGACGGCGCGCGACCTGGACCCCGAGGTGGACACGAAGGAAGAGCTCCTGGAGCCGCGCACCAACATGCGCCTGGGCTTCAAGAACCTCCGCGACATGATCCTTCGCTACGAGGGCGACGTGCGCCTGGGGGTGATCGCGTACAACCGGGGCGAGATCGCCGTGGACCGCGCGCTCAAGCGCGGCCGCGACCCCGAGAACGGCTACAGCGAGCACGTGCTGGGCCCCCGCGCCCACGGCGGCAAGCCGTACCGCGGGAAGGGCCTGCTCGAGCCGCGCGCCCCCTCCGCCGCCGCGCGATAA